The Saccharothrix variisporea genome has a segment encoding these proteins:
- a CDS encoding complex I subunit 1 family protein yields the protein MVESTPWWGGLVLPLVLGVFVLAAAALDSALAARAAGAPVDVVRPLRDAAGLLVQQRRNTLAADRLLWRVGGGAVVVAAVLASAATPFGRWVVADMPVGVVWFNGMEVVAWAAVWLVGWGANSAFPLVSGYRFVAQGLAYELPHMFALITAAVGAGSLRVGDIVAAQQGLWFVVWMPVAFAVYLLSVLGMSFFRPFDQATGADAGGGVLAELSGVDRLVFVAGRWVLLVSGAAMAVPLFLGGGSGPVLPEWLWSVVKTAAVLGVLVWAGRRFPTIRVDRFQEVAWLVLVPATLVQALVVSVVVLMRG from the coding sequence ATGGTTGAGAGCACTCCGTGGTGGGGCGGGCTGGTGTTGCCGCTGGTGCTCGGTGTCTTCGTGCTGGCTGCGGCGGCGCTGGACTCCGCTCTGGCCGCACGGGCGGCGGGCGCGCCGGTCGACGTCGTCCGCCCGCTCCGCGACGCCGCCGGTCTGCTGGTGCAGCAGCGCCGGAACACGCTCGCCGCCGACCGGCTGCTGTGGCGCGTCGGTGGCGGAGCCGTGGTGGTGGCCGCGGTCCTGGCGTCGGCGGCCACGCCGTTCGGGCGGTGGGTCGTCGCCGACATGCCGGTGGGCGTGGTGTGGTTCAACGGGATGGAGGTCGTTGCCTGGGCGGCCGTGTGGCTGGTCGGGTGGGGTGCGAATTCGGCGTTCCCGCTGGTGTCCGGGTACCGGTTCGTCGCCCAGGGGCTGGCCTACGAGCTGCCGCACATGTTCGCGCTCATCACGGCGGCGGTAGGCGCGGGCTCGCTGCGGGTCGGCGACATCGTGGCGGCGCAGCAGGGCCTGTGGTTCGTGGTGTGGATGCCGGTCGCGTTCGCCGTGTACCTGCTGTCGGTGTTGGGCATGTCGTTCTTCCGCCCCTTCGACCAGGCCACGGGCGCGGACGCGGGCGGCGGGGTGCTCGCGGAGCTGTCCGGGGTGGACCGGCTGGTGTTCGTGGCGGGGCGGTGGGTGCTGCTGGTGTCGGGTGCGGCGATGGCCGTGCCGCTGTTCCTCGGTGGAGGTAGCGGTCCGGTGCTGCCGGAGTGGCTGTGGTCGGTGGTGAAGACGGCTGCCGTGCTGGGTGTGCTGGTGTGGGCGGGGCGGCGCTTCCCGACGATCCGCGTGGACCGGTTCCAGGAAGTCGCGTGGCTGGTGCTGGTCCCCGCGACGCTGGTGCAGGCGTTGGTGGTGTCGGTGGTCGTGCTCATGAGGGGGTGA
- a CDS encoding NADH-quinone oxidoreductase subunit A yields the protein MTGVVTLLVVAVAVVAALYGVAMLVRLGDALADVPPFLSGHAPREHAVSRFHVRWYTITMVFLAFDMEMVFMYPWALVVAEIGTAAVVEMFLFLAVLMAGVWYAWREGVFRWV from the coding sequence ATGACCGGCGTCGTGACACTCCTCGTGGTCGCGGTCGCCGTGGTGGCCGCGCTGTACGGCGTGGCGATGCTGGTCCGTCTCGGTGATGCCCTGGCCGACGTCCCGCCCTTCCTGTCCGGCCACGCGCCCCGGGAGCACGCCGTCTCCCGCTTCCACGTGCGCTGGTACACGATCACCATGGTGTTCCTGGCCTTCGACATGGAGATGGTCTTCATGTACCCGTGGGCGCTGGTCGTCGCGGAGATCGGCACGGCCGCCGTGGTGGAGATGTTCCTGTTCCTGGCGGTCTTGATGGCGGGCGTCTGGTACGCGTGGCGGGAGGGCGTCTTCCGGTGGGTCTGA
- a CDS encoding M56 family metallopeptidase: MTVAAALLITAALVGVLAPRPLLRLAARDVDPTVALAAWLASAVGVVVAAALAVTLLLVPDHGTHALGRLHQCWSSLGHGMTPGVEAAGGLLGLGLVAALLARLVVVSTRAARRRARTRRTQLATLRVAARQESGTPTTLWLDHDAPLAFTLAGSPGVVVATEGLHRHLTDDQVAAVLTHERAHLAGRHHLLVAAGEAIATVLPVLPLFRHAPAAVKALVELAADAAAVRTCGAEAVRSALLRVSQHGTPGTALAMGQDAVEVRLERLTRAGRRRSALVSRVSCVAACTTAVALPTVAGLGGLLALISIGCL; this comes from the coding sequence GTGACCGTCGCGGCGGCGCTGCTGATCACGGCGGCTCTGGTGGGCGTGCTGGCACCTCGGCCGCTGCTGCGGCTGGCCGCCCGCGATGTCGACCCGACGGTTGCCCTCGCCGCGTGGCTGGCGTCCGCGGTCGGTGTCGTGGTCGCCGCGGCGCTGGCGGTGACGCTGCTGCTCGTACCCGACCACGGCACGCACGCTCTCGGCCGCCTGCACCAGTGCTGGTCCTCCCTCGGGCACGGCATGACGCCGGGCGTGGAGGCCGCCGGTGGGCTCTTGGGGCTGGGCCTGGTGGCCGCGCTGCTGGCGCGGCTGGTCGTCGTGAGCACCCGCGCGGCGCGGCGGCGGGCGCGCACCCGGCGGACCCAGTTGGCGACGCTGCGCGTTGCCGCCCGACAGGAATCCGGTACACCCACCACCCTGTGGCTGGACCACGACGCGCCGCTGGCGTTCACCCTCGCCGGCTCGCCCGGCGTCGTGGTCGCGACCGAGGGACTCCACCGGCACCTCACCGATGACCAGGTGGCCGCCGTCCTCACGCACGAGCGGGCCCACCTGGCGGGCCGCCACCACCTGCTGGTCGCGGCCGGCGAGGCGATCGCCACGGTGCTGCCGGTCCTCCCCCTGTTCCGGCACGCGCCCGCCGCGGTGAAGGCCCTGGTCGAACTGGCCGCGGACGCCGCGGCCGTGCGGACGTGCGGCGCCGAGGCGGTCCGGTCGGCGCTGCTGCGGGTGTCTCAGCACGGCACCCCTGGCACGGCGCTGGCGATGGGCCAGGACGCGGTCGAGGTCCGCCTGGAGCGCCTGACCCGCGCCGGCCGGCGGCGGAGCGCACTGGTGAGCCGAGTGTCGTGCGTGGCCGCCTGCACGACCGCGGTGGCGTTGCCCACCGTCGCCGGGTTGGGCGGGCTGCTGGCCCTGATCTCGATCGGCTGCCTCTAG
- a CDS encoding BlaI/MecI/CopY family transcriptional regulator, giving the protein MHGLGELEAAIMDVLWRAPEPMKVREVLDELNKHRNLAYTTVLTVLDNLHRKGWVDRERDGKAFRYESALSRNEAAAKALREVLTASGDPEGALLHFARSASARETELLRKALPRKPRRT; this is encoded by the coding sequence ATGCACGGGCTCGGCGAGTTGGAAGCGGCGATCATGGACGTGCTGTGGCGCGCTCCCGAGCCGATGAAGGTGCGCGAGGTCCTCGACGAGCTGAACAAGCACCGGAACCTCGCCTACACCACCGTGCTGACCGTGCTGGACAACCTCCACCGCAAGGGCTGGGTGGACCGCGAGCGCGACGGCAAGGCGTTCCGCTACGAGTCGGCCCTGAGCAGGAACGAGGCAGCGGCGAAGGCGCTGCGCGAGGTGCTCACCGCGTCGGGTGACCCGGAGGGCGCGCTGCTGCACTTCGCCCGGTCGGCGTCCGCGCGGGAGACCGAACTGCTGCGCAAGGCCCTCCCCCGCAAGCCCCGCAGAACGTGA
- a CDS encoding CGNR zinc finger domain-containing protein codes for MDHFALVLPEEPTAVRLLNTRWWDRGRVRDGLAEPDHLRRWVAAVRPEVPVRDGDLAAFRGLRDALHALAGHALGDDIAVEEPLAVVNAVVADAPSRLEYVLTPTGVARRTRRDATPVEGLLADIAEELLELLIDGSLARCQAHGCRHFYAQKPRHRQWCSAKCGNRVRVARHYQRRREDT; via the coding sequence GTGGACCACTTCGCCTTGGTGCTGCCCGAGGAACCGACCGCGGTCCGGCTGCTCAACACGCGCTGGTGGGACCGCGGTCGGGTCCGCGACGGCCTGGCGGAGCCCGACCACCTCCGGCGCTGGGTCGCCGCCGTCCGGCCGGAGGTGCCGGTCCGAGACGGCGACCTGGCGGCGTTCCGGGGCTTGCGCGACGCCCTGCACGCGCTCGCCGGCCACGCTCTGGGCGACGACATCGCCGTCGAGGAGCCGCTCGCGGTGGTCAACGCCGTGGTGGCCGACGCGCCGAGCCGGCTGGAGTACGTGCTGACCCCGACCGGCGTCGCCCGCCGGACCCGCCGCGACGCCACCCCGGTCGAAGGCCTGCTCGCCGACATCGCCGAGGAACTGCTGGAACTGCTCATCGACGGCAGCCTGGCCCGGTGCCAAGCGCACGGCTGCCGCCACTTCTACGCCCAGAAGCCCCGCCACCGCCAGTGGTGCTCGGCCAAGTGCGGCAATCGCGTCCGGGTGGCCCGGCACTACCAACGCCGGCGCGAGGACACCTGA
- the aroF gene encoding 3-deoxy-7-phosphoheptulonate synthase → MVIVMQPNASEHELQGVVEFISGGNAEAFVSHGVNRTVIGIVGDVEQFDEHHLRSLPGVADVVRISAKYKLVSREHHPHRSTVRVGGVPIGPGTVTLIAGPCAVETFDQTLEAAKMARDAGATLLRGGAYKPRTSPYAFQGLGPLGLRILAEVREATGLPVVTEVVSPADVDTVAEHADMIQIGTRNMQNFALLQAVGAVGKPVMLKRGMNATIEEWLMAAEYIAQRGNLDIVLCERGIRTFETQTRNTLDVSAVPVAQQLSHLPVIIDPSHSGGRRDLVLPLARAAIAVGADGIIVDVHGAPDTALCDGPQALVHADIPLLATAVADFAAATGREVARVDRVAV, encoded by the coding sequence GTGGTCATCGTCATGCAGCCGAACGCGTCCGAGCACGAATTGCAGGGAGTCGTCGAATTCATCTCCGGTGGCAACGCCGAGGCATTCGTGAGCCACGGCGTGAACCGCACCGTCATCGGCATCGTGGGAGATGTGGAGCAATTCGACGAGCACCACCTGCGCAGTCTGCCGGGAGTCGCCGACGTCGTGCGCATCTCCGCGAAGTACAAATTGGTCAGCCGCGAGCACCACCCCCACCGCTCGACCGTGCGCGTCGGCGGCGTTCCCATCGGGCCCGGCACCGTGACGCTCATCGCCGGCCCGTGCGCGGTGGAGACCTTCGACCAGACGCTGGAGGCGGCCAAGATGGCCCGCGACGCCGGCGCGACGCTGCTGCGAGGTGGCGCGTACAAGCCGCGCACCTCGCCGTACGCCTTCCAGGGGCTGGGGCCGCTGGGGCTGCGCATCCTGGCCGAGGTGCGCGAGGCGACCGGCCTGCCGGTGGTCACCGAGGTCGTCAGCCCCGCGGACGTGGACACCGTCGCCGAGCACGCCGACATGATCCAGATCGGCACCCGGAACATGCAGAACTTCGCGCTGCTGCAAGCGGTCGGCGCTGTCGGCAAGCCGGTGATGCTCAAGCGCGGCATGAACGCGACGATCGAGGAGTGGCTGATGGCCGCGGAGTACATCGCCCAGCGCGGCAACCTCGACATCGTGTTGTGCGAACGGGGCATCCGCACGTTCGAGACGCAGACGCGCAACACCCTGGACGTCTCGGCGGTGCCGGTCGCCCAGCAGCTGTCGCACCTGCCCGTGATCATCGACCCGTCGCACTCCGGCGGTCGCCGCGACCTGGTGCTGCCGCTGGCCAGGGCCGCCATCGCGGTCGGCGCGGACGGCATCATCGTCGACGTGCACGGCGCCCCCGACACGGCGTTGTGCGACGGCCCGCAGGCGCTGGTGCACGCCGACATCCCCCTGTTGGCCACGGCGGTCGCAGACTTCGCCGCCGCGACCGGCCGCGAGGTCGCCAGGGTCGACCGGGTCGCGGTCTGA
- a CDS encoding helix-turn-helix domain-containing protein produces MLASVSAWDADPLGVPVLDALDGRLGIALCLSGAVAVSQDGADTVLREGQLTCVDGTRPHRLAALVPSVVVVVGAEHQRVGLPPEGTRGMTAAAWSGETGVHGLLADTVGGLAADLDRLGDTEGNALGLMILDLIGCLLAEQLRKRAVEPAAGRRLLTLKILCHVRSKLGDANLMPEHIARHFGISLRYLQVLFAELGTSPARWIRDERLSRLRDDLADPGLDHLPVSVLGEKCGIPGASQVSRLFRAAYGLTPSEYRRAREAIRESAGGPAPGAHAGSATPVNVGDRVKCGPESR; encoded by the coding sequence GTGCTGGCGTCCGTGTCGGCGTGGGACGCCGATCCGCTGGGCGTCCCGGTCCTCGATGCCCTCGACGGCCGCCTGGGCATCGCGCTGTGCCTGTCCGGTGCGGTGGCGGTGAGCCAGGACGGTGCGGACACCGTCCTGCGCGAGGGGCAGCTGACCTGCGTCGACGGGACCAGGCCGCACCGGCTCGCGGCGCTGGTGCCGTCGGTGGTGGTCGTCGTGGGCGCGGAGCACCAGCGGGTCGGCCTGCCGCCCGAGGGCACCCGCGGGATGACCGCCGCGGCCTGGTCCGGCGAGACCGGCGTGCACGGGCTGCTGGCCGACACGGTCGGCGGCCTGGCGGCCGACCTGGACCGGCTGGGCGACACCGAGGGCAACGCCCTGGGCTTGATGATCCTCGACCTGATCGGCTGCCTGCTGGCCGAGCAGCTGCGGAAGCGGGCGGTCGAACCCGCCGCCGGCCGGCGGTTGCTGACCCTGAAGATCCTCTGCCACGTGCGGAGCAAGCTCGGCGACGCCAACCTCATGCCCGAGCACATCGCCCGGCACTTCGGCATTTCGCTGCGGTACCTGCAGGTCCTGTTCGCCGAGCTGGGCACGAGCCCCGCCCGGTGGATCCGGGACGAGCGGCTGAGCCGGCTGCGCGACGACCTGGCCGACCCGGGACTGGACCACCTGCCGGTCAGCGTCCTGGGGGAGAAGTGCGGGATCCCCGGCGCGTCGCAGGTCAGCAGGCTGTTCCGCGCCGCCTACGGGCTCACGCCCAGCGAGTACCGGCGTGCGCGGGAGGCGATTCGCGAATCCGCCGGCGGGCCTGCGCCCGGTGCGCACGCCGGATCGGCGACGCCGGTTAATGTCGGCGACCGGGTGAAATGTGGGCCCGAGTCCCGATGA
- a CDS encoding FAD/NAD(P)-binding protein — translation MSSVPRIAVVGGGASAVCLLDALARDGGVPPGEVVVFEPSGHLWRGRPYQPDLPVVRVNAVPEDMSVRAGDTAHFADWLVSRTLLTSSAGAHRDPHSGATFVPRAVFGDYLEQSARAALRSLVAAGWGVRIVRDHVVRAEESGPDELVLGTSAGDAVTVDHAVLCFGAGTPVDVFGLAGTAGFVAEPYPTASALARVAPDADVVVIGSGLTAVDVVLGLDHLGHEGRIRLVSRRGVLPGVRQRPVHHRLRHFTPAHFRRIAATGGTVTLPEVVALMETELNSVGEDLTPVRAEIAAMTREDPVERLRRGLAEVDSPSIALRVLQQAVPDAGPDVWPLLDEAARTWLMAEHDRTVMSLCCPMPPASAARLLALAEAGRVEFVRGVTDVRARPGGGFTVTADGVESTAQVVVNAVNARLHRRSGAATPLLESLAAAGLAEPHPRGGVRVLRATSELVTGGVADPRLHALGDPARGSLFFTFGVQSLVDRAVDIVESVRARWTTPALVPADRSDDDRLQLI, via the coding sequence ATGTCATCAGTTCCCAGAATCGCGGTGGTCGGTGGGGGCGCGTCGGCGGTGTGCCTGCTCGACGCCTTGGCGCGGGACGGTGGCGTGCCACCGGGCGAGGTCGTCGTGTTCGAGCCGTCCGGCCACCTGTGGCGTGGTCGGCCGTACCAGCCGGACCTCCCGGTGGTGCGGGTCAACGCCGTGCCCGAGGACATGTCGGTCCGAGCGGGCGACACGGCCCACTTCGCCGACTGGTTGGTGAGCCGGACACTGCTCACCTCCAGCGCGGGAGCACACCGGGACCCGCACAGCGGCGCCACGTTCGTGCCGCGCGCGGTGTTCGGCGACTACCTGGAGCAGTCCGCGCGCGCGGCGCTGCGCTCCTTGGTGGCCGCCGGGTGGGGCGTGCGGATCGTGCGGGACCACGTGGTCCGGGCGGAGGAGTCGGGGCCGGACGAGTTGGTCCTGGGGACTTCGGCGGGGGACGCCGTCACCGTGGACCACGCCGTCCTGTGCTTCGGCGCGGGCACGCCGGTCGACGTGTTCGGGCTCGCGGGGACCGCGGGTTTCGTCGCGGAGCCCTACCCGACCGCGAGCGCCCTGGCCCGCGTGGCCCCGGACGCCGACGTGGTGGTCATCGGTTCCGGCCTGACCGCGGTGGACGTGGTCCTCGGGCTGGACCACCTCGGCCACGAGGGCCGCATCCGCCTGGTCTCCCGGCGCGGCGTGCTGCCGGGCGTGCGCCAGCGGCCCGTGCACCACCGGCTGCGGCACTTCACCCCCGCCCACTTCCGGCGCATCGCGGCCACGGGCGGGACGGTGACGCTGCCCGAGGTGGTGGCGCTGATGGAGACCGAGCTGAACTCGGTCGGCGAGGACCTCACCCCGGTGCGCGCGGAGATCGCCGCCATGACCCGGGAGGACCCGGTCGAGCGGCTGCGGCGCGGGCTGGCCGAAGTCGACTCCCCGAGCATCGCGCTGCGGGTGCTCCAGCAGGCCGTCCCGGACGCGGGCCCCGACGTGTGGCCCCTGCTCGACGAGGCGGCGCGGACGTGGCTGATGGCCGAGCACGACCGGACCGTGATGAGCCTGTGCTGCCCCATGCCGCCCGCCAGCGCCGCCCGGCTGCTGGCGCTGGCCGAGGCGGGCCGGGTCGAGTTCGTGCGCGGGGTGACCGACGTGCGGGCGCGTCCCGGCGGCGGTTTCACCGTGACCGCCGACGGGGTGGAGTCCACGGCGCAGGTCGTGGTCAACGCGGTGAACGCGCGACTGCACCGGCGATCCGGCGCGGCCACGCCGCTGCTGGAGTCCCTGGCCGCCGCGGGCCTGGCCGAACCGCACCCGCGCGGTGGCGTGCGCGTGCTGCGCGCCACCAGCGAGCTGGTCACGGGCGGGGTCGCCGACCCGCGCCTGCACGCCCTGGGCGACCCGGCGCGCGGCAGCCTGTTCTTCACCTTCGGCGTGCAGTCGCTGGTCGACCGCGCCGTCGACATCGTCGAGTCCGTGCGCGCCCGCTGGACGACGCCGGCGCTCGTCCCCGCCGACCGCTCCGACGACGACCGCCTCCAGTTGATCTGA
- a CDS encoding class II aldolase/adducin family protein, which yields MTTVEDRTPGYLADTRTGLPMPDREQRSVEEERRHRKQRLAAALRLFGQYGFGEGISGHISVRDPEHHDRFWVNPFGVSFNLVRVKDLILVDSTGTVVEGAYPVNPSAFVIHSKIHELNPAAEAAAHAHTAHSRALGALGRLLEPLDQESAAFYQDQVLYDDYRGPSIAIEQGQDIAEKLGDRRAILLRHHGLITVGGSIEEAVHWFFTYDSCAQVQLLAAAAGTPRSMNHEQAMAAKDGFGDRQLGWFSFQLLYEEITAAHPELLDE from the coding sequence ATGACCACCGTGGAAGACCGGACCCCCGGCTACCTCGCCGACACCCGGACCGGCCTGCCGATGCCCGACCGCGAGCAGCGCTCGGTCGAGGAGGAACGCCGTCACCGCAAGCAGCGGCTGGCCGCGGCGCTGCGGCTGTTCGGGCAGTACGGGTTCGGCGAGGGCATCTCCGGGCACATCTCCGTGCGCGACCCCGAGCACCACGACCGGTTCTGGGTCAACCCGTTCGGCGTCTCCTTCAACCTCGTGCGGGTCAAGGACCTGATCCTGGTCGACTCGACCGGCACGGTCGTCGAGGGCGCGTACCCCGTGAACCCGAGCGCGTTCGTCATCCACTCGAAGATCCACGAGCTCAACCCGGCCGCCGAGGCCGCCGCCCACGCCCACACCGCGCACTCCCGGGCGCTGGGCGCGCTGGGGCGCCTGCTGGAGCCGCTGGACCAGGAGTCGGCCGCCTTCTACCAGGACCAAGTGCTCTACGACGACTACCGGGGTCCCTCCATCGCGATCGAACAGGGCCAGGACATCGCGGAGAAGCTCGGCGACCGGCGCGCGATCCTGCTGCGCCACCACGGGCTGATCACGGTGGGCGGCTCCATCGAGGAGGCCGTGCACTGGTTCTTCACCTACGACAGCTGCGCGCAGGTGCAGCTGCTCGCGGCGGCGGCGGGCACGCCGCGGTCGATGAACCACGAGCAGGCGATGGCGGCCAAGGACGGGTTCGGGGACCGGCAGCTCGGCTGGTTCAGCTTCCAGTTGCTGTACGAGGAGATCACCGCCGCCCACCCGGAGTTGTTGGATGAGTGA
- the aroH gene encoding chorismate mutase: protein MTGVVRAVRGAVQVDLDDPDAIAEGTVALVEAMLAENGLARDEVISVLFTVTPDLVSAYPATAARNGPLDGVPVMCATEIAVPGGLPRVVRAMAHVVVPDPARRVRHVYLGGAAALRPDLVAAGPR from the coding sequence ATGACGGGCGTGGTTCGCGCGGTGCGCGGGGCGGTCCAGGTGGACCTCGACGACCCCGACGCGATCGCCGAGGGCACGGTCGCCCTGGTCGAGGCGATGTTGGCGGAGAACGGGTTGGCCCGCGACGAGGTGATCAGCGTGCTGTTCACCGTGACGCCGGACCTGGTCAGCGCGTACCCGGCGACCGCGGCGCGCAACGGCCCCCTGGACGGGGTGCCGGTGATGTGCGCGACCGAGATCGCCGTGCCCGGCGGTCTGCCGAGGGTGGTGCGGGCGATGGCGCACGTCGTCGTCCCCGACCCCGCCCGGCGGGTGCGGCACGTGTACCTGGGTGGTGCCGCCGCTCTGCGGCCCGACCTCGTCGCAGCGGGCCCTCGGTGA
- a CDS encoding prephenate dehydrogenase: MTPSRIRTLAVVGTGLIGTSIALAARSAGVRVALEDRDERALAAAVARGAGTPLSEGGSPADLAVLAVPPRAVPEVLRDARERRLAAFYTDVASTKGEVVRRAGGAPDFVPGHPMAGAERSGPDAADEALFRGAAWVLCPGQGTAAAALDTVRELVALCGAAPLEMDADEHDRAVALVSHVPHVVASALAAALRGAGPDVLALTGRGALDTTRIAAGDPELWRQVLGDNARHVARELVEVATSLSWVAIALAEVAERGDRRALDRVTELLVRGCQGRAELLDAVRARR; the protein is encoded by the coding sequence GTGACGCCGTCCCGGATCCGGACCCTGGCGGTGGTGGGGACCGGCCTGATCGGAACCTCGATCGCGCTGGCCGCCCGCTCCGCCGGGGTCCGCGTCGCGCTGGAGGACCGGGACGAGCGGGCGCTGGCCGCCGCCGTCGCACGAGGCGCCGGCACGCCCCTCTCCGAGGGCGGGTCGCCCGCGGACCTGGCGGTGCTGGCGGTGCCGCCCCGCGCGGTGCCCGAGGTCCTGCGGGACGCGCGCGAGCGCCGGCTCGCCGCGTTCTACACCGATGTGGCGAGCACCAAGGGCGAGGTGGTGCGCCGCGCCGGCGGGGCGCCCGACTTCGTGCCGGGCCACCCCATGGCCGGCGCCGAGAGGTCCGGCCCGGACGCGGCCGACGAGGCGTTGTTCCGCGGGGCGGCGTGGGTGCTGTGCCCGGGGCAGGGGACCGCGGCGGCGGCGCTGGACACCGTCCGCGAACTGGTCGCGCTGTGCGGGGCCGCGCCGTTGGAGATGGACGCCGACGAGCACGACCGCGCCGTGGCCCTCGTGTCGCACGTGCCGCACGTGGTCGCCAGCGCGCTGGCGGCGGCGCTGCGCGGCGCGGGGCCGGACGTGCTCGCGCTGACGGGCCGGGGTGCCCTCGACACGACGCGGATCGCGGCGGGCGACCCCGAGTTGTGGAGGCAGGTCCTGGGCGACAACGCCCGGCACGTCGCGCGGGAACTGGTCGAGGTGGCCACGAGCCTGAGCTGGGTGGCGATCGCGCTGGCGGAGGTCGCCGAGAGGGGCGACCGACGCGCGCTGGACCGGGTGACCGAGCTGCTGGTGCGCGGCTGCCAGGGGCGCGCGGAACTGCTCGACGCGGTGCGCGCCCGCCGCTGA
- a CDS encoding class I SAM-dependent methyltransferase, translating into MAFEFPGDIYETIRASMRDLAAETDYLAGLLPAGGRVLDLGSGAGTTLHALAERGFQGVGVDRSATFTDYAKGRASTAERYVHATFAEFDTDETFDLVTCLFATVNMVDPVELPALLAKVRRLLNPGGRLVLEAAHLLNFVDGFQPAQVTHHVAGDGSVVTRLARISVRPHDAVWRNDETLVVGVSGGPATLHHNFFDQWVVTAPELRNLLAAAGFRVTAEHGSFRSTPATGRGPLIQVAEAVS; encoded by the coding sequence ATGGCATTCGAGTTCCCCGGCGACATCTACGAGACCATCCGAGCGAGCATGCGCGACCTGGCGGCCGAGACCGACTACCTCGCGGGCCTGCTGCCCGCGGGCGGTCGGGTCCTGGACCTGGGCTCGGGCGCGGGCACCACGCTGCACGCCCTGGCCGAGCGCGGCTTCCAGGGGGTGGGTGTGGACCGCAGCGCCACCTTCACCGACTACGCCAAGGGCCGGGCGAGCACCGCCGAGCGCTACGTCCACGCCACGTTCGCCGAGTTCGACACCGACGAGACCTTCGACCTGGTGACCTGCCTGTTCGCCACGGTCAACATGGTCGACCCGGTCGAGCTGCCCGCCCTGCTGGCCAAGGTCCGCCGCCTGCTCAACCCGGGCGGGCGGCTGGTGCTGGAGGCGGCGCACCTGCTCAACTTCGTCGACGGCTTCCAGCCCGCGCAGGTCACCCACCACGTCGCCGGCGACGGCTCCGTGGTGACCCGGCTGGCCCGGATCTCCGTGCGCCCGCACGACGCGGTGTGGCGCAACGACGAGACGCTCGTCGTCGGGGTGTCGGGCGGTCCGGCCACGCTGCACCACAACTTCTTCGACCAGTGGGTGGTCACCGCGCCCGAGCTGCGCAACCTGCTCGCCGCCGCGGGCTTCCGCGTCACGGCCGAGCACGGGTCGTTCCGGTCGACGCCGGCCACCGGGCGCGGCCCGCTGATCCAGGTCGCGGAGGCCGTGTCCTGA